A part of Desulfomicrobium baculatum DSM 4028 genomic DNA contains:
- a CDS encoding TlpA family protein disulfide reductase has translation MNFLKTFVLLLLLSFLPSNALSQDIHKAGIHDFKNIVESNKGKVLIINFWATWCSPCVKEFPGLMNMRQEFSEDELTIIGISMDYGMRPVENFVKLNKVNFPILLDDESIGSMLDIKSIPRTLIYNRAGEKILDHLGFISEESFRHVIERLLKMP, from the coding sequence ATGAATTTTCTGAAGACATTCGTCCTGCTCCTGCTGCTTTCTTTTCTGCCTTCGAACGCTTTGTCGCAGGATATCCATAAAGCGGGAATCCATGATTTCAAAAATATCGTCGAATCAAACAAGGGCAAGGTCCTGATCATCAACTTCTGGGCGACCTGGTGTTCACCGTGTGTCAAGGAATTTCCAGGACTCATGAATATGCGCCAGGAATTTTCGGAGGATGAGCTGACCATCATCGGCATCTCCATGGATTACGGCATGCGCCCGGTGGAAAATTTCGTCAAACTGAACAAGGTCAATTTCCCTATACTTCTTGATGACGAATCCATAGGCTCCATGCTCGACATCAAGTCCATACCCCGCACCCTGATCTACAACCGCGCCGGGGAGAAGATCCTCGATCATCTCGGTTTCATTTCCGAGGAAAGCTTCCGGCATGTTATCGAGCGACTTCTCAAGATGCCATGA